The proteins below come from a single Chiloscyllium punctatum isolate Juve2018m chromosome 18, sChiPun1.3, whole genome shotgun sequence genomic window:
- the LOC140489408 gene encoding neuronal pentraxin-2-like isoform X2 produces MPFHFLSLSVFHLCLRAPFKLHLSPSPLLTDSFSLFCLINSVTLKYLTILLGAGMLAFVGAIICIIASIAPGSPGAVPGAGDEEGASDATEGGAGAVHGAEVDRPRPTAASKATVFQAETDQGSLGSELGQGSVLGADSDIGTTSRFLCLPLAQDCPSPSIREDLLLLRSTADHLRQMVIQQEQQILNDQETIRELTGKLSRCENGQELDSFQNNPEEYAWDAARNSLEDGTEDSERTVQELEHSVYSLKNNIEKLEIQELEAQLLSKLSDLEKERSLLQNKSDRQKHLLEEQLESLHQRIDKLEKETAVYKLQEGYKISFPVRTNYMYARMKQSLPELYTLTVCLWLKSKATVGIGTPFSYAVPGQANELVLLEWGKNPIELLINDKVTRLPLEIKDGEWHHVCITWTTRDGVWEAYQDGKQQGLGDNLAPWHPIKPGGTLVLGQEQDVAGGSFDATQAFVGELAEFNVWDRILTPVEIQSIANCSTSTMGNIISWEGSSTELFGGATKWPFQRCRENKDSEQD; encoded by the exons ATGCCATTCCATTTCTTGTCTCTGTCAGTGTTTCATCTCTGCCTCAGAGCTCCCTTCAAGCTGCAcctttctccttctcctctaTTGACCGATTCTTTTTCCCTGTTTTGTTTGATAAACTCCGTCACCCTGAAGTATCTAACCATCCTGCTCGGGGCAGGGATGCTTGCTTTTGTCGGTGCAATTATTTGCATCATTGCAAGCATCGCCCCGGGTTCCCCGGGAGCTGTCCCCGGTGCTGGTGATGAAGAGGGAGCCTCAGATGCCACTGAAGGAGGCGCTGGAGCTGTCCATGGTGCTGAAGTGGATCGTCCTCGTCCAACCGCGGCCAGCAAAGCCACTGTTTTCCAAGCCGAGACCGACCAAGGCTCCCTGGGCTCCGAGCTCGGTCAAGGGTCCGTCCTGGGCGCGGATTCAGACATAGGCACCACCAGCCGCTTCCTCTGCCTGCCCTTAGCCCAGGATTGCCCTTCTCCATCGATCAGGGAAGACCTCCTGCTGTTGAGAAGCACAGCGGACCATCTGCGCCAGATGGTCATTCAACAGGAGCAGCAGATTCTCAATGACCAGGAGACCATCAGGGAACTGACCGGCAAACTCAGCCGGTGCGAGAACGGGCAAGAACTGGACTCTTTCCAAAATAACCCCGAGGAATATGCGTGGGACGCCGCAAGAAACAGCTTGGAGGATGGCACTGAGGATTCTGAGCGGACGGTGCAGGAGCTGGAACACTCTGTCTACTCCTTAAAGAACAACATTGAAAAGCTGGAG ATCCAGGAGCTGGAAGCTCAGCTGCTCTCCAAACTCTCAGACCTGGAGAAAGAACGATCCTTACTGCAGAACAAGAGTGACCGTCAGAAGCATCTCCTGGAGGAACAGCTGGAGTCCCTTCACCAGCGTATCGACAAACTGGAAAAAG AAACTGCTGTCTATAAGTTGCAAGAAGGTTACAAAATCTCATTCCCGGTGAGAACGAACTACATGTATGCACGAATGAAGCAGAGCCTGCCAGAGCTTTATACACTGACTGTCTGCCTGTGGCTGAAGTCTAAGGCCACTGTGGGCATTGGAACCCCATTCTCATACGCAGTTCCTGGGCAGGCGAATGAACTGGTTTTACTTGAGTGGGGCAAGAATCCTATCGAGCTGCTGATCAATGACAAG GTGACCCGCCTCCCTTTGGAGATTAAAGATGGAGAATGGCATCATGTATGCATTACTTGGACAACCAGGGATGGTGTGTGGGAGGCATACCAAGATGGCAAGCAGCAAGGATTGGGGGATAATCTGGCTCCTTGGCACCCGATCAAACCAGGCGGGACTCTAGTCCTTGGGCAGGAGCAG GATGTGGCTGGGGGAAGTTTTGATGCTACACAAGCTTTTGTTGGGGAGTTGGCAGAATTCAACGTATGGGACCGGATTCTAACTCCAGTGGAGATCCAGAGCATTGCCAACTGCTCCACCAGCACCATGGGCAACATCATCTCATGGGAGGGCAGCAGCACCGAGCTGTTTGGGGGGGCTACAAAGTGGCCCTTCCAGAGATGTCGTGAGAATAAAGACTCAGAGCAGGATTAA
- the LOC140489408 gene encoding neuronal pentraxin-2-like isoform X1, with amino-acid sequence MPFHFLSLSVFHLCLRAPFKLHLSPSPLLTDSFSLFCLINSVTLKYLTILLGAGMLAFVGAIICIIASIAPGSPGAVPGAGDEEGASDATEGGAGAVHGAEVDRPRPTAASKATVFQAETDQGSLGSELGQGSVLGADSDIGTTSRFLCLPLAQDCPSPSIREDLLLLRSTADHLRQMVIQQEQQILNDQETIRELTGKLSRCENGQELDSFQNNPEEYAWDAARNSLEDGTEDSERTVQELEHSVYSLKNNIEKLEGQLLSQGNVSSVFALSGQSRSHIYLQIQELEAQLLSKLSDLEKERSLLQNKSDRQKHLLEEQLESLHQRIDKLEKETAVYKLQEGYKISFPVRTNYMYARMKQSLPELYTLTVCLWLKSKATVGIGTPFSYAVPGQANELVLLEWGKNPIELLINDKVTRLPLEIKDGEWHHVCITWTTRDGVWEAYQDGKQQGLGDNLAPWHPIKPGGTLVLGQEQDVAGGSFDATQAFVGELAEFNVWDRILTPVEIQSIANCSTSTMGNIISWEGSSTELFGGATKWPFQRCRENKDSEQD; translated from the exons ATGCCATTCCATTTCTTGTCTCTGTCAGTGTTTCATCTCTGCCTCAGAGCTCCCTTCAAGCTGCAcctttctccttctcctctaTTGACCGATTCTTTTTCCCTGTTTTGTTTGATAAACTCCGTCACCCTGAAGTATCTAACCATCCTGCTCGGGGCAGGGATGCTTGCTTTTGTCGGTGCAATTATTTGCATCATTGCAAGCATCGCCCCGGGTTCCCCGGGAGCTGTCCCCGGTGCTGGTGATGAAGAGGGAGCCTCAGATGCCACTGAAGGAGGCGCTGGAGCTGTCCATGGTGCTGAAGTGGATCGTCCTCGTCCAACCGCGGCCAGCAAAGCCACTGTTTTCCAAGCCGAGACCGACCAAGGCTCCCTGGGCTCCGAGCTCGGTCAAGGGTCCGTCCTGGGCGCGGATTCAGACATAGGCACCACCAGCCGCTTCCTCTGCCTGCCCTTAGCCCAGGATTGCCCTTCTCCATCGATCAGGGAAGACCTCCTGCTGTTGAGAAGCACAGCGGACCATCTGCGCCAGATGGTCATTCAACAGGAGCAGCAGATTCTCAATGACCAGGAGACCATCAGGGAACTGACCGGCAAACTCAGCCGGTGCGAGAACGGGCAAGAACTGGACTCTTTCCAAAATAACCCCGAGGAATATGCGTGGGACGCCGCAAGAAACAGCTTGGAGGATGGCACTGAGGATTCTGAGCGGACGGTGCAGGAGCTGGAACACTCTGTCTACTCCTTAAAGAACAACATTGAAAAGCTGGAG GGACAGCTGCTGTCTCAGGGCAATGTTTCCTCGGTGTTTGCACTCTCTGGCCAATCCCGGAGTCATATCTACCTGCAGATCCAGGAGCTGGAAGCTCAGCTGCTCTCCAAACTCTCAGACCTGGAGAAAGAACGATCCTTACTGCAGAACAAGAGTGACCGTCAGAAGCATCTCCTGGAGGAACAGCTGGAGTCCCTTCACCAGCGTATCGACAAACTGGAAAAAG AAACTGCTGTCTATAAGTTGCAAGAAGGTTACAAAATCTCATTCCCGGTGAGAACGAACTACATGTATGCACGAATGAAGCAGAGCCTGCCAGAGCTTTATACACTGACTGTCTGCCTGTGGCTGAAGTCTAAGGCCACTGTGGGCATTGGAACCCCATTCTCATACGCAGTTCCTGGGCAGGCGAATGAACTGGTTTTACTTGAGTGGGGCAAGAATCCTATCGAGCTGCTGATCAATGACAAG GTGACCCGCCTCCCTTTGGAGATTAAAGATGGAGAATGGCATCATGTATGCATTACTTGGACAACCAGGGATGGTGTGTGGGAGGCATACCAAGATGGCAAGCAGCAAGGATTGGGGGATAATCTGGCTCCTTGGCACCCGATCAAACCAGGCGGGACTCTAGTCCTTGGGCAGGAGCAG GATGTGGCTGGGGGAAGTTTTGATGCTACACAAGCTTTTGTTGGGGAGTTGGCAGAATTCAACGTATGGGACCGGATTCTAACTCCAGTGGAGATCCAGAGCATTGCCAACTGCTCCACCAGCACCATGGGCAACATCATCTCATGGGAGGGCAGCAGCACCGAGCTGTTTGGGGGGGCTACAAAGTGGCCCTTCCAGAGATGTCGTGAGAATAAAGACTCAGAGCAGGATTAA